CAAAATACAAGAATTTGAAAGCGCTTAAAACTTAAAAGAGGCAGCTAACTTCTTCCTAAAAATACACGTAAGTGGTTGGTAACAAAAAGGAGGGAGAAAGATATATAAAACAATTGAAGTTGGCTACAGTATATGTGCTCAAACTGTTTATACATATTATAGACGATAACTTGAGGCCAGCTAGCAATTAATTCCACATATATGAACGTCTGGACCAGTCACCCGGGTTGTAAAGGGATCAACTCTAACCCATAACAAGGAGAAGATGGATGCAAGTAGAATCGACCAAACAACAACAATAGTAGGAGTTCGATTCTGGCGACCCATGAGACCCTTTAGGAAAGGATAAAGATGGACAATCACCCAAAATGCAAAGAATAGTTTGCCAAAAAGTGGACCCCATGATTGGTAACCGCTGTTTATTGCATATGAGATTCCAGCAACCACTGCTACAAGATTTACTATCAGAATAGTGGTTGGTGGGATAAGCAGAGTTGTCCATTTGAACAAGTAGAGCTCCGTGAAATCACCATCTTCATCTGATGCTTTTGAAGTCACTGTAAAGTTGGTATCAATTCCAGCTAGAACTTTTAGCAAACCTTGGAATACTGCAAACAGATGGGCTGATATCCCTCCAATCACCCAAAATTGCTCATTCCTCCACCATTCATCTATTCCCACACCACTCCATCTCATTTCCAGGATACCGGTTGCAAAGATGGAAAGAAACAGGGATAAAAACCATACACTTGCCAAGTTACTAATCTGCATTTCCAaattttatcacaaattaataaGTGCAAGTGCAAGTGCAAGTGCAAGGACATGTTACATGTTACATGTAATATGAGAGTTGAGAGTTGAGAGTTGAGAGTTGAGAGTTGAGAGTTGAGATGATGAAAGAATCATGTTTACCTGAGGGATAATAAACTTTCCAGTAAGGAGACAGACAGCTGGCAAGGTACAATATGCAAGAAGTGGAATGGATGTAAGAGGGTAAATAGTGGTGTTGATATAAGCAAATCTCTCCAGCCATTTCAACCGTCCACCATACCCATACCATAAGGGGCAATGACGACTGAAAAGAATTTCAACAGAACCTAAAGCCCATCGAAGCACTTGATTCAAACGATCTGACAGATTGATAGGAGCAGAACCCTTAAAAGCTGCGAGCTTTGGCATGCAATAAATTGAACGCCATCCTCTGGCGTGCATCTTAAATCCCGTAAGAATATCTTCTGTAACTGAACCATAAATCCAACCAATCTGCACAAAAACCAGTACCAATTAGAAAATGCTTACAAATACTTGACCCGTTTTGTTTTTACAAAGTCAAAGTTCTTCAACTTTGAACATACGTTTTCACTATTATAtaagaaaaacaataaaattatcatgtgggatcttgtttaTTAAAGAATTTAATGGTCAAAATCTTGTTTAGGAGACCGTGAAAAGGCAAATGAGGCTTATAAGCTTATTATTCTCAATCAGAAACATGAACATAAAAGGATGAATCCAAGAAGATGACAAACATACTTCAGCTCCCCAATCGGTCTTGTCCTCGTAACCACAGCTGATAACATGAATAGCTTCTTTGAGGAGGGTGTCAGGGGTTGCAGACTGTGGAACACCGCCATTTTCCATGAGCGTCGAAGCCACAAATACTTCTGATTTACCAAACCGTTTCTCTAAGCTTATTTGTGACATTAGTAGTGACTTTTCATCGTCAAATCCAGCACCTATACACAACAAATTGTTCATAAGTTCTCTATAGGTAAAGAGGAATCAGGAAGTTAATACAATATACATCCTCCGCAGATGAATGCTCAAGTAGCAATGCTAGGAAATACACAATAGCCATTCCCGAACTCCTCACTAATAAGTAATAACACCCCAAACTCTTTACTATATACAGAGCATCACTGAAAGATAAATCATTTTTCCCCAAACAGTAATGAAGGAAGAAAAAAGTACAGATTTGGTGAATTGAGCACTCTTCGACAGGAAATaaaatgaaagaacaaattagCATACCTTCAACTCCTTCCTCGATATCTTCCAGATTAAATATTGGCACAGTAGGGTCAGCATGTTTTGATTTCTTCTTGGAGTCTTTCTTGCTTGATTTCTTCCGAGATCCACCAAAGCATGATGATAGGATACCTTTCTTCTTGGGCTTTGGTTTGATAGGAGGCTCATAACCATACAAAGCAGTTCTGTTGAAGACACATCCCGTACCCACATAGACAGGTCCTTGGATACCATCTAAACCTCTCAAATTAATCTAAAAAGCAGAGGAGTAAAAACATTAGTGAAGCGGAGAAGAATATGAAGCCTAATTAAAAAAACCGTAATAGCACAAGGGCTAAGATGTAATAGGACTCACATCAAAGAAGACAGTGTTACGGTTAGCATATCGATCATTCCTATCAATTCCATCAAATCTCTGTGGAAACTGAACGTAGCAACAATATTTCCCAAGGTTTGGATCCATCATAAAACACATAGCTTCTCTTAACGCCTTGCTGTTGTTTATGTAATGATCACAATCAAGATTCAACATGAAGGGCCCATTTGTGAGAACCGCTGATACACGAACCTGCATGGTATAACCAAGAATTTTAGGCAACAAATTGCAGCACTGACAACAGG
This genomic stretch from Spinacia oleracea cultivar Varoflay chromosome 3, BTI_SOV_V1, whole genome shotgun sequence harbors:
- the LOC110786312 gene encoding cellulose synthase A catalytic subunit 3 [UDP-forming], encoding MMEDSQSGVKPTKQANEQVCQICSDNIGTTVDGEPFVACDVCSFPVCRACYEYERKDGTQSCPQCKTRYKRQKGSPAIHGEKVEDSDVEDVVSDVNEPLGSSILKEKQQERMLGWHMNHGQSGELGPPTYDKEAPISHIPRLATGRTVSGDLSAASPGRFSMPSPGASTGANIRVSREFASPGFGNVAWKERIDGWKMKQEKSTGPPSVSHAPSEGRFANDIDASTEIAMDDPLLNDETRQPLSRKVPIPSSRINPYRMVIVLRLAVLGIFLHYRVTNPVPNAYALWLISVICEIWFAFSWILDQFPKWLPINRETYLDRLALRYDREGEPSQLAAVDIFVSTVDPLKEPPLVTANTVLSILAVDYPVDKVSCYVSDDGAAMLTFEALSETSEFARKWVPFTKKYNIEPRAPEWYFSQKIDYLKDKVQTTFVKDRRAMKREYEEFKIRINGLVAKATKVPEEGWVMQDGTPWPGNNTRDHPGMIQVFLGQSGGLDTDGNELPRLVYVSREKRPGFTHHKKAGAMNSLVRVSAVLTNGPFMLNLDCDHYINNSKALREAMCFMMDPNLGKYCCYVQFPQRFDGIDRNDRYANRNTVFFDINLRGLDGIQGPVYVGTGCVFNRTALYGYEPPIKPKPKKKGILSSCFGGSRKKSSKKDSKKKSKHADPTVPIFNLEDIEEGVEGAGFDDEKSLLMSQISLEKRFGKSEVFVASTLMENGGVPQSATPDTLLKEAIHVISCGYEDKTDWGAEIGWIYGSVTEDILTGFKMHARGWRSIYCMPKLAAFKGSAPINLSDRLNQVLRWALGSVEILFSRHCPLWYGYGGRLKWLERFAYINTTIYPLTSIPLLAYCTLPAVCLLTGKFIIPQISNLASVWFLSLFLSIFATGILEMRWSGVGIDEWWRNEQFWVIGGISAHLFAVFQGLLKVLAGIDTNFTVTSKASDEDGDFTELYLFKWTTLLIPPTTILIVNLVAVVAGISYAINSGYQSWGPLFGKLFFAFWVIVHLYPFLKGLMGRQNRTPTIVVVWSILLASIFSLLWVRVDPFTTRVTGPDVHICGINC